One genomic region from Drosophila busckii strain San Diego stock center, stock number 13000-0081.31 chromosome 3R, ASM1175060v1, whole genome shotgun sequence encodes:
- the LOC108602278 gene encoding sodium-independent sulfate anion transporter, whose protein sequence is MSAKDTGHENGGFNNSSEVSLDIPTNTLYHTSRDCIVQQEEEPMKSSAWSDCCSNIFRRKTLEKRFPILVWLPQYKKDYIFGDLVAGISVALTVIPQALAYAGIAGLDLQYGLYACFLGCFIYIFIGSSKDVPVGPTAISALLSFQIAGGSWQMATLLTFLTGLIEILMGVFQLGFLIDFVSGPVGAGFTSAVSLIIFSSQMKDLLGIHTSGNTFLQVWISIINDIHNISWPDFVLGLICIVVLLSLRAIAGCSFGPKQGKSRCQQLLTGIFWTVGTARNALLVCGAAALGYWLSISGNENLVNTVGYVPKGLPDFRPPPFHMDAVLNETSGEILHEGKSFWEMASTLGSGLIVVPLIALLETMTVVQAFADGKPTDATQELIASGICNVANSFVQGLRSNGGVARGAILNASGVRTQLSNLYTGVIVIVALLYLTPCFNYIPKAALAAIIIAAVVFMVQYRVIKPMWHSKKTDLIPGLSAFFACLVMPLQLGILVGIGINVIFILYQAARPKLSIETLTTSSGLRYLMLTPDRCLIFPSMEFVRKVINKQGVKSTLPVVIDCTHIYGADFTAAKVISTMIADFAQRQQPLLFYNLQPRVAQVLSGLNKDLVAIYDIGTLHDKLGEKTTA, encoded by the exons ATGAGTGCCAAAGATACGGGCCATGAAAATGGCGGcttcaacaacagcagcgaggTGTCCCTGGATATACCCACCAATACGCTATATCACACATCGCGCGACTGCATCGTGCAGCAGGAGGAGGAACCAATGAAATCCAGCGCCTGGTCCGACTGCTGCTCGAACATATTTCGCCGCAAGACGCTGGAGAAGCGTTTTCCGATTCTAGTCTGGCTGCCGCAGTACAAGAAGGACTACATCTTTGGCGATCTGGTGGCGGGCATATCAGTCGCCCTTACAGTTATTCCACAGGCCTTGGCCTATGCCGGCATTGCTGGTCTGGATCTGCAGTACGGACTGTACGCCTGTTTCCTTGGCTGCTTCATTTACATCTTCATTGGCTCCAGCAAGGATGTGCCCGTGGGTCCCACAGCCATATCGGCGCTGCTTTCATTCCAAATCGCCGGCGGCAGCTGGCAAATGGCCACGCTGCTGACCTTCCTCACTGGCCTCATCGAGATACTCATGGGCGTCTTTCAGTTGGGCTTTCTCATCGACTTTGTCTCTGGTCCTGTGGGCGCGGGCTTCACCAGCGCCGTCTCGCTCATCATCTTCAGCTCCCAGATGAAGGATCTGCTGGGCATACACACCAGCGGCAATACCTTTCTCCAGGTCTGGATCAGCATCATCAACGACATTCACAACATCAGCTGGCCGGACTTTGTGCTCGGCCTCATCTGCATTGTAGTCCTGCTCAGTCTGCGCGCCATTGCCGGCTGCAGCTTTGGTCCCAAGCAGGGCAAGTcccgctgccagcagctgctcacgGGCATCTTCTGGACCGTGGGCACAGCTCGCAATGCGCTGCTCGTGTGCGGCGCTGCCGCTCTGGGCTACTGGCTGTCCATTAGCGGCAATGAGAATCTTGTCAACACAGTGGGCTATGTACCCAAAGGACTGCCCGACTTCAGACCACCACCGTTCCACATGGATGCTGTGCTCAATGAGACGAGCGGCGAGATATTGCACGAGGGCAAGAGCTTTTGGGAAATGGCCAGCACCCTGGGCTCTGGTCTCATCGTGGTGCCGCTCATAGCTCTGCTAGAAACCATGACAGTTGTTCAGGCATTCG CCGATGGCAAACCTACGGATGCTACACAGGAGCTGATTGCTTCGGGTATTTGCAATGTGGCCAACTCCTTTGTGCAGGGACTGCGCAGCAATGGAGGCGTGGCACGTGGCGCGATACTGAACGCCAGCGGTGTACGCACCCAGCTCTCCAATTTGTATACCGGCGTCATTGTAATCGTGGCACTCCTCTACCTCACGCCCTGCTTCAACTACATACCAAAGGCGGCCCTGGCAGCGATCATCATAGCCGCTGTGGTATTCATGGTGCAATATCGCGTCATCAAGCCCATGTGGCACAGCAAGA AAACGGATTTGATACCCGGTCTGAGCGCATTCTTTGCGTGTCTGGTGATGCCGCTGCAGTTGGGCATACTGGTGGGCATTGGCATCAACGTCATCTTCATATTGTACCAGGCGGCGCGTCCCAAGCTCAGCATTGAAACGCTTACG acTAGCAGTGGTCTGCGCTATTTGATGCTCACTCCCGATCGTTGCCTCATCTTTCCCTCAATGGAGTTTGTGCGCAAGGTGATTAACAAGCAGGGTGTGAAGTCCACGCTGCCCGTGGTAATCGACTGTACGCATATTTATGGCGCTGACTTTACCGCTGCCAAGGTTATATCCACAATGATTGCGGACTTtgcgcagcgccagcagccCTTGTTGTTCTACAATCTGCAGCCGCGTGTGGCGCAGGTGCTGAGCGGCCTGAACAAAGATCTGGTGGCCATTTACGATATTGGCACGCTGCATGACAAGCTGGGCGAGAAGACGACGGCCTAA